In the Podospora bellae-mahoneyi strain CBS 112042 chromosome 4, whole genome shotgun sequence genome, one interval contains:
- the UBC6 gene encoding Ubiquitin-conjugating enzyme E2 6 (EggNog:ENOG503NVE0; COG:O): MASRAAHKRLTREYKSISENPPPYIQAHPSETNILEWHYVITGPEDTPYHGGQYWGTLIFPPNYPFAPPAIRMHTPSGRFQPSSRLCLSISDFHPRSFNPAWEVSTILIGLLSFMTSEEMTTGSVSATEAERRMYAARSRWWNSTGGGSHLKRDSKAGKGNIKAGDGGLKFKSEWPEIDAENWAWMRENKIDTATGMKMVEANPASCGPQLGIATGSGHQAHAVVDAVIQQREAGQGWLRNNKMLVIGGIIFIYVLIARLLGEGTP; this comes from the exons ATGGCCAGTCGTGCAGCGCACAAGCGC TTGACGCGCGAATACAAGAGCATCTCTGAAAATCCACCTCCGTACATCCAAGCCCACCCCTCGGAAACCAATATCCTGGA GTGGCACTATGTTATTACCGGTCCTGAGGACACCCCCTACCATGGCGGCCAGTACTGGGGAACCCTGATTTTCCCTCCCAACTACCCCTTCGCCCCACCAGCGATCCGTATGCACACCCCCTCCGGCCGGTTCCAACCGTCAAGCCGTCTCTGTCTTTCCATCTCGGATTTCCACCCACGATCATTCAATCCGGCCTGGGAGGTATCGACCATTCTGATCGGCCTGCTTTCGTTCATGACATCAGAGGAGATGACCACTGGGTCGGTGTCGGCTaccgaggccgagaggaGGATGTATGCCGCGCGATCTCGGTGGTGGAACTCGACAGGGGGCGGCTCGCACTTGAAAAGAGACAGCAAGGCTGGTAAAGGCAACATCAAGGCCGGGGATGGCGGTCTCAAGTTCAAGTCGGAATGGCCAGAAATTGACGCTGAAAACTGGGCGTGGATGCGAGAAAACAAGATTGATACGGCTACGgggatgaagatggttgAGGCGAACCCTGCTTCTTGCGGGCCCCAGCTCGGTATTGCTACCGGGAGCGGCCACCAAGCCCatgcggtggtggatgctGTCATTCAGCAACGAGAAGCAGGGCAAGGTTGGCTTCGCAACAACAAGATGCTGGTGATTGGAGGCATCATCTTTATTTATGTTCTGATTGCACGGCTACTAGGTGAGGGCACTCCATGA
- a CDS encoding hypothetical protein (COG:G; EggNog:ENOG503NYRF) — MPPQPYTTHPLTTNWQFHRLGDPPTKWHPVPHLPSDIHTELINSSLLPHPFLDLNELAISWVADQTWIYRLTFPTPAHNPDAVIDLVFEGLDTLATIILNGRVIKQTDNMFVCCRVNINDFVAGEEENILEITFDNARERGLQLVKDHPEHEFIVHQTEVSKGPVRKAQCHWGWDWGPTLMAYGLWRPVRIEVYESRIGEVTVKYNVDLSEGGEEPEVEIGLWAGIVGRAGWAEVEVGFEGRKMVAFTGEQGKLIKNGEHPETWEYSASMVRLEGAKLWWPRGYGGQNLYDVRVKIFDAEGGTVLAEHNHRVGFRKAELVQERDRYGQSFYFGVNDIDVFAAGSN; from the coding sequence ATGCCTCCCCAACCATACACCactcaccccctcaccaccaactggCAATTCCACCGCCTGGGAGACCCCCCCACAAAATGGCATCCcgtcccccacctcccctcagACATCCACACCGAACtcatcaactcctccctcctccctcaccccttcctcGACCTAAACGAACTCGCCATCTCCTGGGTAGCCGACCAGACATGGATCTACCGCCTCActttccccacccccgcccacAACCCCGATGCCGTCATCGACCTtgtctttgaaggcctgGACACTTTGGCGACAATCATCCTGAATGGCCGGGTAATCAAACAGACAGACAAcatgtttgtttgttgcaGAGTGAATATTAACGATTTTGTCgcgggggaagaagagaacaTCTTGGAGATTACCTTTGATAATGCCCGGGAGAGGGGTTTACAGTTGGTGAAGGACCATCCGGAGCATGAGTTTATTGTGCACCAGACCGAAGTGAGCAAGGGCCCGGTGAGGAAGGCTCAGTGCCActggggatgggattgggggCCGACACTCATGGCGTATGGGCTTTGGAGGCCGGTCAGGATAGAGGTGTATGAGAGTaggattggggaggtgaCGGTGAAATATAATGTTGATTTGagcgaggggggagaggagccGGAGGTGGAGATTGGGTTGTGGGCTGGGATTGTTGGGCGGGCAGGGTGGGCAGAGGTGGAAGTTGGCTTTGAGGGGAGAAAAATGGTTGCTTTCACAGGAGAACAGGGGAAGTTGATCAAGAATGGGGAGCATCCTGAGACGTGGGAATATTCAGCATCGATGGTCAGGTTGGAAGGTGCAAAGCTGTGGTGGCCGAGAGGGTACGGCGGTCAGAATTTGTACGACGTGCGAGTGAAGATTTTCGATGCCGAAGGCGGGACGGTTCTGGCAGAGCATAATCACAGAGTCGGGTTCCGCAAGGCAGAGTTGGTCCAGGAGCGGGATCGGTATGGACAATCGTTTTACTTTGGGGTCAATGACATCGATGTGTTCGCTGCTGGCTCGAACTGA